One region of Dysidea avara chromosome 1, odDysAvar1.4, whole genome shotgun sequence genomic DNA includes:
- the LOC136247537 gene encoding cartilage matrix protein-like, translated as MFHCIVCRDYSLLYEKVNIALDLYIVLDSSGSIGSQSYEEAKKFLGDLVGGFIIGKSNVRVGLVIYGSNARLIFDLKHSYDKDEILSSIQSVEYLSSSTATEDAIRLMTNTGFTEEHGVRASVEAIPRVAIVLTDGESDIH; from the exons ATGAAAAGGTAAACATTGCACTTGATCTTTACATTGTGCTGGACAGTTCTGGAAGTATTGGGTCACAGTCATATGAAGAGGCAAAGAAATTCTTAGGTGATTTGGTTGGTGGCTTTATAATTGGCAAGAGCAATGTTCGAGTTGGCTTAGTGATTTATGGATCAAATGCTAGATTGATATTTGACTTGAAGCATTCCTATGACAAAGATGAAATTCTGAGCAGTATCCAGTCTGTAGAGTATCTCAGCAGTTCCACTGCTACAGAAGATGCCATACGTCTCATGACAAACACTGGCTTTACTGAAGAACATGGAGTACGAGCATCTGTTGAAGCAATCCCACGTGTAGCCATAGTCCTGACTGATGGAGAGTCTGACA TCCATTAA